The following coding sequences lie in one Lolium perenne isolate Kyuss_39 chromosome 2, Kyuss_2.0, whole genome shotgun sequence genomic window:
- the LOC127330502 gene encoding heavy metal-associated isoprenylated plant protein 16 translates to MKQKIVIKVSMSCDKSRSKALSMAARAAGVTSMGITGDARDQLEVVGDGVDPVCLVNCLRKKLGVAHIVQVEEVKDKKPEEKKKEEPKPAAPLLYPYSGPGYYHHPYPSQMVVCDEPSNCAVM, encoded by the exons ATGAAG CAAAAGATCGTTATCAAGGTGAGCATGTCGTGCGACAAGAGCAGGTCCAAAGCCTTGTCGATGGCGGCGAGAGCAGCCGGGGTGACCTCGATGGGGATAACCGGCGACGCGAGGGACCAGCTGGAGGTGGTCGGCGACGGCGTCGATCCTGTGTGCCTCGTCAATTGCCTGCGCAAGAAGCTCGGCGTCGCCCACATCGTGCAGGTGGaggaggtcaaggacaagaagccggaggagaagaagaaggaggaaccgAAGCCGGCTGCGCCCCTACTGTACCCGTACTCCGGTCCCGGTTACTACCACCACCCATACCCGTCGCAGATGGTGGTCTGCGACGAGCCCAGCAACTGCGCCGTCATGTGA